From the genome of Novosphingobium sp. TH158, one region includes:
- the ftsE gene encoding cell division ATP-binding protein FtsE produces MTQSGSGEIVQFDNVGLRYGTEREVLSDVSFTLYPGSFYFLTGASGAGKTSLLKLLYLAQRPSRGGIRIFGTDAITLPRERLPALRRRLGVVFQDFRLVPHLSAFDNVALPLRVAGFTESDLARPVADMLEWVGLADRMQARPATLSGGEQQRVAIARAVIGRPQLLVADEPTGNVDPDMAVKLLRLFEALNRLGTTVVVATHDVHLLKKVPDSLIMRLDKGRLSDPTGALRYPPRRPAMPA; encoded by the coding sequence ATGACCCAGTCCGGCAGCGGCGAGATCGTGCAGTTCGATAATGTCGGCCTGCGCTATGGCACCGAGCGGGAGGTGCTGAGCGACGTTTCCTTCACGCTCTACCCCGGCTCGTTCTACTTCCTCACGGGCGCCAGCGGCGCGGGCAAGACCTCGCTGCTCAAGCTGCTTTACCTTGCCCAGCGGCCATCGCGCGGGGGCATCCGCATTTTCGGCACCGACGCGATCACCCTGCCGCGCGAGCGGCTTCCGGCCCTGCGCCGGCGCCTGGGGGTCGTGTTCCAGGACTTCCGGCTGGTGCCGCACCTCTCCGCCTTCGACAATGTCGCCCTGCCGCTGCGGGTTGCCGGCTTCACCGAAAGCGATCTGGCGCGGCCGGTGGCCGACATGCTCGAATGGGTGGGGCTGGCAGACCGGATGCAGGCGCGCCCGGCCACGCTTTCGGGCGGTGAACAGCAGCGCGTCGCCATTGCCCGGGCCGTGATCGGCCGCCCGCAGCTGCTGGTCGCCGACGAACCGACCGGCAACGTCGATCCCGACATGGCGGTAAAGCTGCTGCGTCTGTTCGAGGCGCTGAACCGGCTGGGTACTACCGTGGTGGTGGCCACCCACGACGTCCATCTGCTCAAGAAGGTGCCCGACAGCCTGATCATGCGGCTCGACAAGGGGCGACTTTCCGATCCCACGGGGGCGCTGCGCTATCCCCCGCGCCGCCCGGCGATGCCCGCATGA
- a CDS encoding zinc-ribbon domain-containing protein translates to MIIACPACNTRYVVPDAAIGVEGRTVRCAKCRHSWFQEGPEAQAPAAPVAAPPVAPVAAPPPPPPPAPAAPPPVPEPVAAAAPEPAPMAAPPVAAPEPEPAPAAEPEDFRGDPPIPDSPPPPYYDDTGGYEESYSSFEHEPPFRPRRNPLRMYTMAAAVFAAVACSAMAAVWYYGLPDWAPFGNQTFAEGQADLQLDFPPNRLDRRTLPNGVEYFGASGKVTNIGKQRRTVPPILIVLRDSRERIVYSWVVIVSKRQLNPGESVTVNEAVTGVPRTAKYADVGWKPG, encoded by the coding sequence ATGATCATTGCGTGCCCCGCCTGCAACACCCGCTACGTCGTGCCCGACGCGGCGATCGGCGTGGAAGGGCGCACCGTGCGTTGCGCCAAGTGCCGCCATTCATGGTTCCAGGAAGGCCCGGAAGCGCAGGCCCCTGCCGCGCCGGTCGCCGCTCCGCCGGTCGCCCCTGTCGCCGCCCCCCCGCCGCCGCCTCCCCCCGCACCTGCGGCCCCGCCGCCCGTGCCGGAGCCCGTGGCCGCCGCGGCGCCCGAGCCCGCGCCCATGGCCGCACCGCCTGTCGCCGCACCGGAACCGGAGCCTGCACCTGCAGCAGAGCCGGAGGATTTCCGCGGCGATCCGCCGATCCCCGACAGCCCTCCCCCGCCCTATTACGACGATACCGGCGGCTATGAGGAAAGCTATTCGAGCTTCGAGCACGAACCGCCGTTCCGCCCGCGCCGCAATCCGCTGAGGATGTACACCATGGCCGCCGCGGTCTTTGCGGCGGTGGCCTGCTCGGCCATGGCGGCAGTGTGGTATTACGGCCTGCCGGACTGGGCGCCCTTCGGCAACCAGACCTTCGCCGAAGGCCAGGCCGACCTGCAGCTCGATTTTCCGCCGAACCGGCTCGATCGGCGCACCCTGCCCAACGGCGTCGAATACTTCGGCGCGAGCGGCAAGGTCACCAATATCGGCAAGCAGCGCCGCACCGTGCCGCCGATCCTGATCGTCCTGCGCGATTCGCGCGAACGCATCGTCTATTCGTGGGTGGTCATCGTCTCCAAGCGCCAGCTCAATCCGGGCGAAAGCGTCACCGTGAACGAAGCCGTCACCGGCGTGCCGCGCACGGCCAAATATGCCGATGTGGGCTGGAAACCGGGCTGA
- a CDS encoding TIR domain-containing protein, whose amino-acid sequence MSRDPLRKHLRPHDQTRLSQIAGDEGQGASQTAKVFLVYGRDEAARHAVARILETSVGLDVVILSERPNKGRSILTKVQEESGGTAFAVILMAPDDLGRLRQKLLPSGSPAPVAKFRRLGWQVT is encoded by the coding sequence ATGTCTCGCGACCCGCTGAGAAAGCATCTCCGACCACATGATCAAACCCGCCTTTCTCAAATCGCAGGTGACGAAGGCCAAGGTGCGTCGCAGACCGCCAAAGTTTTCTTGGTCTATGGCCGCGATGAGGCCGCCAGGCATGCTGTCGCCCGCATTCTAGAGACCAGCGTTGGACTCGATGTCGTCATCCTTTCAGAAAGACCCAACAAGGGCCGTTCTATCCTCACGAAGGTCCAGGAAGAAAGCGGCGGTACTGCCTTTGCTGTGATCCTCATGGCCCCTGACGATCTGGGACGTCTGCGTCAAAAGTTACTGCCGTCAGGCTCGCCGGCACCTGTTGCGAAGTTTCGTAGACTTGGGTGGCAGGTTACTTAG